The sequence GAAGACGCGAATGGCCATCGGCATATCGCCGTCGGCCAACAGTCCCGTGTACATCCCGGCGCCCAGCATCAAAGGCATGGCGCCGCCGACGAGCGTTTGGTAACGGCTCGAAAACTTCGGGATCACCCAGTTCGAGCCGACGTCGACCATCTGCATGCGGACCGACGGGTCGAAACGAATAGCGGACGAGGGCCAGATATCTTCCGGCGGCGCTTCGCCGAACAGTTCGGCGTAGCTTTGTTTCGTCCGCTCGTACCAATCGACAAACTTATCCGCTTCGGCCGAGCCTCCTTTGGTCGGACCATGATGCAGCGGCTTCTCCAAAACCTCGCGACAGAGTCGATCCCAATAGGATCGCGTATAGACCAGGTGCAAGTGCCAGGCCTGATCAACTTGCTCCGACGGCGTCACCGGATGTCCCGCCGCTTTGGCGAGAAACAAAA is a genomic window of Blastopirellula sediminis containing:
- a CDS encoding glycine-rich domain-containing protein, with product MNESQRELWRKIESFSIDEGDEQLTFARRLARENGWQLPFAERVIEEYKRFLFLAKAAGHPVTPSEQVDQAWHLHLVYTRSYWDRLCREVLEKPLHHGPTKGGSAEADKFVDWYERTKQSYAELFGEAPPEDIWPSSAIRFDPSVRMQMVDVGSNWVIPKFSSRYQTLVGGAMPLMLGAGMYTGLLADGDMPMAIRVFLVIVVLLVIFSLLVKLFGWGKGNSGCGSSCGGGSGCGGGWFFWGDSGCSSDSGCSSDSGCGSSCGGGCGGGCGGGD